GGTCATCGTTGTTGTTTTGATTAGTGTACCTGACAATTACCGCTTTTCAGCAACCGCTTCTGCCGCGCCCCTCTTGTATCTTTTGATTGCTGTGTTTACAGAAATGGCGGAGCGGGCAAATGGGCTTTATGAACTGAAACAGACTTGTCGCTATACCCCAGGCCAGGTTACTGCCCTTCGGACAACTTGCTATTCTGTTGCCGGGGCTGTTTACACGGCGATTCTGGCCCTGATTAATATGCGCGGCTCAGAGGAGTTTCTTCCGCTGCTTGCCTTGGGACTTTTTGCGCTTTTCGTATGTGCGGTGCCTCAGCTTCTGATTGTTCGTCTTATCCGGTGCAAGTGGGCAAATGGGCTTTATGCCGTCCTGTGGGTAATTATTAATCTGACGCTGTTTATACGGTTCGGCGAGGCGTGGGAGGAAATTCTTTTAACTCTGCCGATGACCCTTTCATTCAGTGTGGCAGCAGCTGGAGCAATTATTCTCGCTTATCAAATTCAGAAGATGTTGACGGAGGTGGAACCTTATGCTATCCCTTAATAATGTGACAAAAAATTATGGCAAGTTTACGGCTTTAGAAAGTCTCAGCCTGGAGTTTTCCAATGGCATATATGCCCTGCTGGCCCCCAACGGCGCAGGCAAGACCACGTTAATCAAGATGCTTGCCACCCTTATATTTCCCACCCAGGGTGAAATCCTCTGGAACGGCGACGAGATTGTCAAGCTGGATGCAAGCTATCGGGACTTGCTGGGCTATCTGCCCCAGGATTTTGGCTACTATAAAAATCACTCTCCCCGGGAATTCCTGATGTACATATCTGCCTTGAAGGGCATCGAGTCAACTGTGGCAAAGAGCAAGACAGAGGAGCTTCTCCATATAATGGGTTTATCGGATGTAAGGGACAAGAAAATGCGGAAATTTTCGGGGGGCATGATTCAACGGGTTGGAATTGCTCAGGCGATGCTCAATAATCCTCAAATTTTGATTTTGGACGAGCCTACCGCAGGACTGGATCCCAAGGAGCGGGTCCGCTTTCGTAACCTCATTTCCTCTCTCTCAAAAGAGCGTATTGTGATTCTGTCCACCCACATTGTTTCAGACATTGAAACCATTGCCAGCCGCGTGATTATGCTCAAGGACCATAAATTATTTGCCAACGATACACCGGCTGCTATTTGCTCTGCCTTGCAAGGTAAGGTCTATGAGACTGTTCATATGGACGCTGTCAAAGCGCCGTATCTTGTGCTCACTGAACATCAGGAGGAGGGAAGGACTGTCACCCGCTTTGCTTGTGACAGGGATTGTAGGGAGGTTGCTCATCAGGTGCCTGTTAACCTGGAAGACGTATTCCTTTACATCTACAGAGATGAGGCTGTGCAATGAAGTGTGTATTTCGATACGAGATTAAGAAAATCTTGTTTACGCCTGCAATCCTCAGTGTTGTTCTGCTCTGCCTCATCTTCAATATGGCGTTAATAGGAATCTATGACGATGACAACCCTGTTCAGTCAGACTCTCAAGCGGTTAATATCTTTGAGGGCTTTGACGCAGGCGATATCGCGGAAGGATTTATTGCCAAGTACCATGTGACCGGAAGTAACGCTGATCACATCCGAGGGAAATATGCCAAGCTTCAGCCGATTATCGACGAAAAAGCTGTCAACGGCGATAGCCTGTCTGATTATTTTCGAGAGCGGACTTATTCGCTTCACCGCTTGCTGTTTAACACCATTTTTTTGGCAATTACAGCCGAGAGCAGTCTGCTTGCCTTGTTTGCAGCCCTTGTTTCCATCACGTATGAGCAGACGCAGGGAACCGAATATGTTGTTTATTCGTCAAAAGTGGGACGGCACATTCTTAGGTGTAAGTTTTGTGCTTCGCTGCTGGCGGCAATCTGTTCCACCGCTATGATTTTGGTGGCGACTCTCGTGGTGTTTTTTGCGAAGTTTGATTTTTCCAAGGTATGGGGGGATAACGTATCCAGCTCTTTTAATTTTGCTGCATACTCCTATACTATTCCTTTTGTCACGTGGCATAGCTTTACCGTGGGAGAATATTTAGGTGTGGTTATCAGCGCCGCGGTTGTTCTTGCCAGCTGCTTCTGCCTGATGGGGTATACCATTGGCTTATTCGTACCAAACAGCTATGGGGCCTGCATTGGTGCACTGTTGGCCGTTGTATTGCCTTTCCTGGTGAAGCCGCTGTTTTCCATGGGGTCGATCTCTTTAAGCATATTAAACCTTATGCCAACCAACCTAGTGCTTAACAGTGGCCAATGGTTTACAGACGGCAATGCAGGTATTATCTGGGCTAATTTTGAGACGATAGGGCTGGTTATATCCTTTGCTGTACTAGGGCTTACGTCAGGTGCGGCAGTTAGAATCTTCAGGAAGAGGGAATTTCTATGAGAATCTTTATGTGTGAATTAAAAAAGCTATGGAACTGGCGCATACTGGCGGGCATAGCTGCTCTGGCCATACTTGTCTGGTTTGCGCTTATGTACGATTTTATTGATGGATACGACAGTCTGACGACCCACGGCATTTATGGAGCCTATCAGGCTGAGATGTTCG
The genomic region above belongs to Aminipila butyrica and contains:
- a CDS encoding ABC transporter ATP-binding protein; the protein is MLSLNNVTKNYGKFTALESLSLEFSNGIYALLAPNGAGKTTLIKMLATLIFPTQGEILWNGDEIVKLDASYRDLLGYLPQDFGYYKNHSPREFLMYISALKGIESTVAKSKTEELLHIMGLSDVRDKKMRKFSGGMIQRVGIAQAMLNNPQILILDEPTAGLDPKERVRFRNLISSLSKERIVILSTHIVSDIETIASRVIMLKDHKLFANDTPAAICSALQGKVYETVHMDAVKAPYLVLTEHQEEGRTVTRFACDRDCREVAHQVPVNLEDVFLYIYRDEAVQ
- a CDS encoding ABC transporter permease subunit, which gives rise to MKCVFRYEIKKILFTPAILSVVLLCLIFNMALIGIYDDDNPVQSDSQAVNIFEGFDAGDIAEGFIAKYHVTGSNADHIRGKYAKLQPIIDEKAVNGDSLSDYFRERTYSLHRLLFNTIFLAITAESSLLALFAALVSITYEQTQGTEYVVYSSKVGRHILRCKFCASLLAAICSTAMILVATLVVFFAKFDFSKVWGDNVSSSFNFAAYSYTIPFVTWHSFTVGEYLGVVISAAVVLASCFCLMGYTIGLFVPNSYGACIGALLAVVLPFLVKPLFSMGSISLSILNLMPTNLVLNSGQWFTDGNAGIIWANFETIGLVISFAVLGLTSGAAVRIFRKREFL